One part of the Acuticoccus sediminis genome encodes these proteins:
- a CDS encoding PHA/PHB synthase family protein, protein MSQTARSTLSLVSPEPVDHPVAPHSPDAAGTPPRHSPETPPTASPDRPTVFDMIDRSLHASAAHLTMGLSPAALAGAYLDWAAHVSFSPGKQLELMTEAGRKATALADYAGRALMEGEKAERPVAPLPQDYRFAEASWRQWPYNMLEQSFLTVQDWWQDATTGVHGVTHQHERMAEFCARQILDAFAPSNMLLTNPEVVRRTFNEGGMNLVRGFQNFLEDAHRTAAHRPPPGTEDFKVGEDVAVTPGKVVFRNHLIELIQYSPTTETVTPEPILIIPAWIMKYYILDLSPHNSLIRYLVGQGHTVFAISWRNPGAEDRDLGMDDYVTMGPLAALDAIGKIVPERKVHAVGYCLGGTLLSITAAAMARDNDDRLASVVMFAAQTDFTEAGELTLFINESQLCFLEDMMWESGYLDSTQMAGAFQILRSNDLIWSKVVREYMLGERAPMIDLMAWNADATRMPYRMHREYLRHLFLDNDLAKGRYMVFGRPVAVGDIRVPIFAVGTEHDHVAPWHSAYKINLLADTDVTFVLTSGGHNAGIVSEPGHKHRHYRIRTKTETGHYIDPDKFVAETPVKEGSWWPELSEFLTVHSGEPVAPPSMGAPAAGLAPVCDAPGTYVLMR, encoded by the coding sequence ATGTCCCAAACGGCCCGATCCACCCTCTCGCTCGTCTCGCCGGAGCCAGTCGATCACCCTGTCGCGCCGCACTCGCCCGATGCGGCGGGCACGCCCCCGCGGCACTCGCCCGAGACCCCGCCGACGGCGTCGCCGGACCGGCCGACCGTGTTCGACATGATCGACCGCTCGCTGCACGCCTCGGCGGCGCACCTGACGATGGGGCTCTCTCCCGCCGCGCTCGCCGGCGCCTATCTCGACTGGGCGGCGCACGTGTCGTTCTCGCCCGGCAAGCAGCTCGAGCTGATGACCGAGGCGGGCAGGAAGGCGACCGCGCTCGCCGACTATGCCGGCCGCGCGCTGATGGAAGGCGAGAAGGCCGAGCGGCCCGTCGCCCCGCTGCCGCAGGACTACCGCTTCGCCGAGGCGTCATGGCGCCAGTGGCCCTACAACATGCTGGAGCAAAGCTTCCTGACGGTGCAGGACTGGTGGCAGGACGCCACCACCGGCGTCCACGGCGTCACCCATCAGCACGAGCGGATGGCCGAGTTCTGCGCCCGGCAGATCCTCGACGCCTTCGCGCCCTCGAACATGCTCCTCACCAACCCCGAGGTGGTGCGCCGGACCTTCAACGAAGGCGGCATGAACCTCGTGCGCGGGTTCCAGAACTTCCTCGAGGACGCGCACCGCACCGCCGCGCATCGTCCGCCTCCCGGCACCGAGGACTTCAAGGTCGGCGAGGACGTCGCCGTCACGCCGGGCAAGGTGGTGTTCCGCAACCACCTCATCGAACTGATCCAGTATTCCCCGACCACCGAGACGGTGACGCCGGAGCCGATCCTCATCATCCCGGCCTGGATCATGAAGTACTACATCCTGGACCTGTCGCCGCATAACTCGCTGATCCGGTACCTGGTCGGGCAGGGGCACACGGTGTTCGCCATCTCCTGGCGCAACCCGGGCGCCGAGGACCGGGACCTCGGGATGGACGACTACGTCACCATGGGCCCGCTCGCCGCGCTCGACGCGATCGGAAAGATCGTGCCGGAACGGAAGGTCCACGCGGTCGGCTACTGCCTCGGCGGAACGCTCCTCTCCATCACCGCGGCCGCCATGGCGCGCGACAACGACGACCGCCTCGCGAGTGTCGTGATGTTCGCCGCGCAGACCGACTTCACCGAGGCCGGCGAGCTGACGCTCTTCATCAACGAGAGCCAGCTCTGCTTCCTCGAGGACATGATGTGGGAGTCGGGCTACCTCGACAGCACGCAGATGGCCGGCGCCTTCCAGATCCTGCGGTCGAACGACCTCATCTGGTCGAAGGTCGTGCGCGAGTACATGCTCGGCGAGCGCGCGCCGATGATCGACCTGATGGCCTGGAACGCCGACGCGACGCGGATGCCCTACCGGATGCACCGGGAGTACCTGCGCCACCTCTTCCTCGACAACGACCTCGCGAAGGGGCGCTACATGGTGTTCGGCCGGCCGGTTGCCGTCGGCGACATCCGCGTGCCGATCTTCGCGGTCGGGACCGAGCACGACCACGTCGCGCCCTGGCATTCGGCCTACAAGATCAACCTTCTCGCCGACACGGACGTGACCTTCGTGCTGACGAGCGGCGGCCACAATGCCGGCATCGTCTCCGAGCCCGGCCACAAGCACCGGCATTACCGCATCCGCACCAAGACCGAGACGGGCCACTACATCGACCCGGACAAGTTCGTGGCCGAGACTCCGGTGAAGGAAGGCTCCTGGTGGCCCGAGCTCTCCGAGTTCCTCACCGTCCATTCCGGCGAGCCGGTCGCTCCGCCGTCCATGGGCGCGCCCGCCGCCGGTCTCGCGCCGGTGTGCGACGCGCCCGGCACCTACGTCCTGATGCGGTAG
- a CDS encoding zinc-dependent alcohol dehydrogenase family protein — protein MRAMVVRAPGEPLVEKTRAVPEPGRGEILIEVSACGVCRTDLHVADGDLTQTRYPVVPGHEVIGRVLALGEGVDGWSVGEKVGVPWLGSACGHCPYCAMQRENLCDTPTFTGCSRDGGFATHLTADAAFCLHLPESLDDISGTPLLCAGLIGYRSYRMAGEGRRLGLYGFGAAAHILAQVAAGDGREVYAFTRPGDTRSQEFARSLGAVWAGASNEAPPAELDAAILFAPVGALVPESLKRVRKGGRVVCAGIHMSDIPGFPYADLWGEREILSVANLTREDGHEFFARVARAPVSVHTRTYPLASANAALDDLRQGELDGAAVLVP, from the coding sequence ATGCGGGCGATGGTCGTGCGCGCGCCGGGCGAGCCGCTGGTGGAGAAGACGCGCGCGGTCCCGGAGCCGGGGCGCGGCGAGATCCTCATCGAGGTCAGCGCCTGCGGCGTCTGCCGCACGGACCTTCACGTGGCCGACGGCGACCTCACGCAGACGCGCTATCCGGTGGTGCCGGGCCACGAGGTCATTGGCCGCGTCCTCGCGCTGGGCGAGGGCGTCGACGGATGGTCCGTCGGCGAGAAGGTTGGCGTGCCGTGGCTCGGTTCGGCCTGCGGTCATTGCCCCTACTGCGCGATGCAGCGGGAGAACCTGTGCGACACGCCGACGTTCACCGGCTGCTCCCGGGACGGCGGCTTCGCCACCCACCTCACCGCCGACGCGGCCTTCTGCCTGCATCTCCCCGAAAGCCTCGACGACATCAGCGGCACGCCGCTCCTGTGCGCGGGCCTCATCGGCTACCGGTCGTACCGGATGGCGGGGGAGGGCCGGCGTCTCGGGCTCTACGGCTTCGGCGCCGCGGCGCACATCCTCGCCCAGGTCGCCGCCGGTGACGGGCGCGAGGTATACGCCTTCACCCGGCCCGGCGACACGCGCTCACAGGAGTTCGCCCGGTCGCTCGGCGCGGTCTGGGCGGGGGCTTCGAACGAGGCGCCACCGGCCGAGCTCGACGCCGCGATCCTCTTCGCTCCCGTCGGCGCGCTCGTCCCGGAGTCGTTGAAGCGGGTGCGCAAAGGAGGGCGCGTCGTCTGCGCGGGAATTCACATGAGCGACATCCCGGGGTTCCCGTACGCCGACCTGTGGGGCGAGCGGGAGATCCTGTCGGTCGCGAACCTCACCCGCGAGGACGGGCACGAGTTCTTCGCCCGCGTCGCCCGCGCGCCGGTCAGCGTCCACACCAGGACGTACCCGCTCGCGTCGGCGAACGCGGCCCTGGACGACCTGCGGCAGGGCGAGCTCGACGGAGCGGCCGTCCTCGTCCCGTGA
- a CDS encoding universal stress protein, protein MAAVKSILVHAEKSAAGAELLTEAAAFAQARDAHLVALTVGAQPTLAYAGLPDIPPDVYASDLAEAREEVKATMNFVTERLTATGVSFEVRGTVVPAGEAGRQFARQARYADISIFARSELDRDWHDLVDATLFESGRPLILCPEGASLSRIGTRVAIAWQPGAEASRAVHDAIDVIPKAEDVRIVTVDPRVGAGGHGEEPGTDLATALARHGLPVTVDSIPRDNRTVAQAIVHHAEGIDADLIVSGAYGHSRLTEIILGGVTRDLMEITDRPLLMAH, encoded by the coding sequence ATGGCAGCAGTGAAATCAATCCTCGTGCACGCAGAGAAGAGCGCCGCCGGCGCGGAACTCCTGACCGAGGCCGCGGCGTTCGCGCAGGCCCGCGACGCCCATCTCGTGGCGCTGACGGTCGGGGCCCAGCCGACCCTCGCCTACGCCGGTCTGCCGGACATCCCGCCGGACGTCTACGCGAGCGATCTGGCCGAGGCCCGTGAGGAGGTGAAGGCGACGATGAACTTCGTCACCGAGCGTCTCACGGCGACCGGTGTCTCCTTCGAGGTGCGCGGCACCGTCGTTCCCGCCGGCGAGGCGGGGCGCCAGTTCGCCCGTCAGGCGCGCTATGCCGACATTTCGATCTTCGCCCGCTCCGAGCTCGACCGCGACTGGCACGACCTCGTCGACGCGACGCTGTTCGAGAGCGGCCGGCCGCTCATCCTGTGCCCCGAGGGCGCGTCACTGAGCCGCATCGGAACGCGCGTCGCGATCGCCTGGCAGCCGGGCGCCGAAGCCTCCCGCGCGGTTCACGACGCCATCGACGTGATCCCCAAGGCCGAGGACGTCCGCATCGTCACCGTCGATCCGCGCGTCGGTGCCGGCGGTCACGGGGAGGAGCCCGGAACGGACCTCGCAACCGCGCTCGCCCGCCATGGCCTGCCGGTGACCGTGGATTCCATCCCGCGCGACAACCGTACGGTGGCGCAGGCGATCGTTCACCACGCCGAGGGGATCGACGCCGACCTGATCGTCTCCGGCGCCTACGGCCACTCGCGGCTGACCGAGATCATCCTCGGCGGCGTGACGCGCGACCTGATGGAGATCACCGACCGGCCGCTGCTGATGGCGCACTGA
- the glk gene encoding glucokinase translates to MNIPRRRSGDIRPLSFPVLIADIGGTNARMAVLPEAHAPLRDFPTIRTSDFPDFATAAEATVLDATSIMPRSLLIALAGPITGDHVKLTNAEWDVHPIALCQRLNLDTVIAFNDFEALALSLPYLRDDQIQQVGGGESLPRSPRVVIGPGTGLGVAALVYGDKCYTPLAGEGGHISIGPESDRDFAIWPNLERFHGRITGETLLSGRGLARIYRAIARTDGKDPWCTQGSDVNEALVMGDVVAEEAVDLFFTYLGRMAGDLALIALAKGGVYLGGGIVPRFADRLAASSFRAAFEAKAPHSDIMREIPTFLITEPKPAVAGMASFATLPERFALDLSGRRFGPEGLEG, encoded by the coding sequence ATGAACATACCCCGCAGAAGATCGGGCGATATCCGCCCCCTGTCGTTCCCGGTCCTGATTGCCGACATTGGCGGTACCAACGCGCGGATGGCCGTGCTGCCGGAGGCGCATGCCCCGCTGCGCGACTTCCCGACGATCCGCACGTCCGACTTCCCGGATTTCGCCACCGCGGCGGAGGCGACCGTCCTCGACGCGACGTCGATCATGCCGCGTTCGCTGCTGATTGCGCTCGCCGGCCCCATCACCGGCGATCACGTCAAGCTGACCAACGCCGAATGGGACGTCCACCCCATCGCCCTCTGCCAGCGGCTCAATCTCGACACCGTCATCGCCTTCAACGACTTCGAGGCGCTGGCGCTGTCGCTGCCGTACCTGCGGGACGACCAGATCCAGCAGGTCGGCGGGGGCGAATCGCTGCCGCGCTCGCCGCGCGTGGTGATCGGCCCGGGCACCGGCCTCGGCGTCGCCGCGCTCGTCTACGGCGACAAGTGCTACACGCCGCTGGCCGGGGAGGGCGGGCACATCTCCATCGGTCCGGAGAGCGACCGCGACTTCGCCATCTGGCCCAACCTGGAGCGCTTCCACGGCCGGATCACCGGCGAGACCCTGCTGTCGGGCCGCGGCCTTGCCCGGATCTATCGGGCGATCGCCCGCACCGACGGCAAGGACCCCTGGTGCACCCAGGGCTCGGACGTCAACGAGGCGCTCGTCATGGGCGACGTGGTGGCGGAGGAGGCGGTCGACCTGTTCTTCACCTACCTCGGCCGCATGGCCGGCGACCTGGCGCTGATCGCGCTCGCCAAGGGCGGTGTCTACCTCGGCGGCGGAATCGTGCCGCGCTTCGCCGACCGGCTGGCGGCGAGCAGCTTCCGCGCCGCGTTCGAGGCCAAGGCGCCGCATTCGGACATCATGCGCGAGATTCCGACCTTCCTCATTACGGAGCCGAAGCCTGCGGTGGCGGGGATGGCGAGTTTCGCAACGCTGCCCGAGCGGTTCGCGCTCGACCTGTCGGGCCGCCGCTTCGGTCCCGAGGGCCTCGAAGGGTAG